A genomic window from Lotus japonicus ecotype B-129 chromosome 1, LjGifu_v1.2 includes:
- the LOC130729437 gene encoding uncharacterized protein LOC130729437: MCNFPAFLHPYIDTITDVEDDGNCGYRSIAALLGHSASQDGWPWVRASLIEELETNVLMYNRMWGTNVVYGLHERLTLPLGDPATPDKWFQLPEMGYLVATKYQLVLVSLSSMGCNTYFPLIGAGPPDAHIVIAIGHVTNHWVQLQLTPGHPMPTVAPQWDWHVDLASKYWRNPYGPRLDMYAAQFQAWLGVFSGHADYVVVNDNHLDIIVDWQVHACTFGNVNLMYVE, encoded by the exons ATGTGTAACTTTCCAGCCTTTCTTCATCCATATATTGACACAATTAcagatgttgaggatgatggtaactgtggctatagatccATTGCTGCATTACTGGGGCATTCCGCCAGTCAGGACGGTTGGCCTTGGGTTAGGGCTTCATTGATAGAAGAACTTGAGACCAATGTGTTAATGTATAATAGGATGTGGGGCACAAATGTTGTTTATGGCTTACATGAACGACTCACTCTTCCTCTTGGTGACCCGGCCACCCCTGACAAATGGTttcaactgccagagatgggataccttgttgcCACAAAGTACCAATTGGTTCTCGTATCCTTATCCTCTATGGGTTGTAACACATACTTTCCACTGATAGGAGCCGGTCCACCAGATGCGCATATTGTTATAGCTATTGGACATGTGACAAATCACTGGGTACAG CTCCAATTAACTcctggacatcctatgccgaCTGTGGCTCCCCAGTGGGATTGGCATGTTGATCTTGCCTCCAAATACTGGCGCAACCCATATGGTCCACGTTTAGACATGTACGCTGCACAATTCCAAGCTTGGCTTGGTGTTTTTAGTGGTCATGCGGACTAT GTTGTTGTTAATGACAACCATTTAGACATCATCGTAGATTGGCAGGTTCATGCGtgtacttttggtaatgttaatttgatgtacGTTGAATAG
- the LOC130729475 gene encoding protein SAWADEE HOMEODOMAIN HOMOLOG 1-like, which yields MVLTSQSSVHILELKLLNEEEDRAWMADTFGIRRIYVGGAELTSYDVYGGVMEVQRVHGGTIRMPYAPPRFQIPQDDGSRVSSMELDPSEEVVSKPQAPAKEQRNGWLEGSDGDPANPEGRDAKKRVEGKRSADVSECVFASEARSKKDLAWHDVAMCRNFRYSRAGKLEVLVRYVGFGKVEDEWVNVKNEMRERSIPLEPSDCPKVKDGDLVLCFLERGDYGLYFDARVVRIQRRLHDATDCTCIFTVRFLHHNSEEEIHWKGLCYRPTQGNSTQEMFVVFHNSPKPTKEKSNVAHNSPRPTIEPSLSDIENLWP from the exons ATGGTGCTGACTTCACAGTCGTCAGTCCACATTCTGGAGCTGAAACTCCTCAATGAGGAGGAAGACCGAGCCTGGATGGCCGACACGTTCGGGATTCGGAGGATTTATGTCGGCGGCGCGGAGTTGACGAGTTATGACGTGTATGGAGGGGTGATGGAGGTCCAGCGCGTACATGGAGGAACCATTCGTATGCCCTACGCACCTCCACGATTTCAGATTCCCCAGGATGATGGTTCGAGGGTCTCTTCTATGGAGCTCGACCCATCTGAAGAAGTAGTGTCCAAGCCTCAAGCGCCGGCCAAGGAGCAGCGGAATGGGTGGCTTGAGGGTTCTGATGGAGACCCTGCCAATCCAGAAGGGAGGGACGCCAAGAAGAGAGTTGAGG GTAAACGAAGTGCAGATGTTTCAGAGTGCGTGTTCGCGTCTGAAGCAAGATCTAAGAAAGACTTAGCATG GCATGATGTTGCAATGTGTCGCAACTTCAGATATTCGAGGGCTGGCAAACTT GAAGTTCTTGTACGATATGTTGGTTTTGGCAAGGTGGAGGATGAGTGGGTGAATGTGAAAAACGAGATGCGAGAGAGATCTATCCCATTGGAACCTTCAGATTGTCCCAAGGTGAAGGATGGAGATCTTGTACTATGTTTCCTG GAAAGGGGTGATTATGGCCTCTACTTTGATGCTCGTGTAGTAAGAATCCAGAGGAGGCTACACGATGCGACAGATTGCACATGCATCTTCACTGTTCGGTTTCTCCATCACAACTCTGAG GAAGAAATTCATTGGAAAGGGTTATGCTATAGGCCTACACAAGGCAATTCTACACAAGAGATGTTTGTTGTCTTTCATAACTCCCCAAAACCTACAAAAGAGAAATCTAATGTCGCCCATAACTCCCCAAGACCAACCATAGAACCGAGCCTAAGTGACATCGAGAACTTGTGGCCATGA